A stretch of Buteo buteo chromosome 9, bButBut1.hap1.1, whole genome shotgun sequence DNA encodes these proteins:
- the SLX4IP gene encoding protein SLX4IP, protein MASNKFVIKCGNFAVLVDVRILPQGSSKDTSWFSHHEKEEVCMLLEEVVASRVKHYLEAPKQRGQWKSMEHAPSGPLFLTANSFHITAYFMKRWVNLRCAVGKHYRDLRVFPDRFIVCVSKLESNSSAWTCENGVLKELSNGTSEYFTESVENKKLKISLNEQIKQDILKEIVKRTKPRKSSTSKPQISKDSKKVYLGSVDSQTGNRKNDCQTSLSPQSEVKCRSTGLLKDCINTAESNLELPVLELESYVNQKQPDDVSSQQKPHSVEWLKSSFLSENCPCSSESAALGPKQSQEVTKTEAQQKSCGAEEKLKHFKKVSSEGTPLIPSNTEMSKCNDDCSGLFLDEKTPLSSSLFSNKNMIKTVSDEESLALRKNLSRPLSVRNNIVRTSQNEPSATTEELPVMPSSCLELQPVSSEKLIQKRKKEVENGLKKLKLRRLKKS, encoded by the exons tgtgggAACTTTGCTGTTTTGGTGGATGTTCGTATTTTGCCTCAAGGCTCCAGTAAAGACACCAGCTGGTTTTCACATCATGAGAAAGAG GAGGTCTGCATGCTGCTAGAAGAAGTTGTTGCTTCCAGGGTCAAACACTACTTGGAAGCGCCTAAACAACGTGGTCAATGGAAATCAATGGAACATGCACCATCTGGTCCTTTGTTTCTTACtg CCAACAGTTTTCACATTACTGCCTACTTTATGAAGAGATGGGTTAATCTCCGTTGTGCTGTAGGGAAACATTATCGTG acCTCCGTGTGTTTCCAGACAGATTTATAGTTTGTGTCAGTAAACTTGAATCTAATTCAAGTGCTTGGACATGTGAAAATGGTGTATTG AAAGAACTTTCCAATGGGACGTCTGAATATTTTACTGAATCTGTGGAGAACAAGAAGCTTAAGATTAGTCTGAATGAACAAATAAAGCAAGACATCTTGAAAGAAAT TGTGAAAAGGACAAAACCAAGGAAGAGTAGCACAAGCAAACCTCAAATCAGCAAGGACTCCAAGAAAGTGTATCTTGGCTCAGTGGACTCGCAGACAGGGAACAGAAAGAACGACTGTCAAACTTCTCTCAGTCCTCAGTCTGAAGTGAAATGTAGGAGTACAGGACTGCTAAAGGACTGCATAAATACAGCTGAGAGCAACTTAGAGCTTCCTGTTTTAGAGCTGGAAAGTTATGTTAATCAGAAACAGCCAGATGATGTTAGCAGCCAGCAAAAACCTCACTCTGTGGAGTGGTTGAAGTCGAGTTTTCTAAGTGAAAACTGTCCTTGTAGCTCTGAGTCAGCAGCGCTAGGTCCAAAACAAAGTCAAGAAGTGACCAAAACAGAGGCTCAACAAAAGAGCTGTGGTGCAGAAGAGAAGTTAAAGCATTTCAAAAAAGTATCCTCTGAAGGGACTCCTTTAATTCCTAGCAATACAGAAATGAGCAAGTGCAATGATGATTGTTCAGGTCTGTTCCTGGATGAGAAGACCCCACTTAGTTCCAGTTTGTTTTCTAACAAAAACATGATAAAGACTGTGTCTGATGAGGAGTCACTAGCTTTGAGAAAAAACCTCTCCCGGCCTCTTTCTGTGAGAAACAATATAGTGCGGACAAGCCAAAATGAGCCAAGTGCAACCACTGAAGAATTGCCTGTGATGCCATCATCTTGTTTAGAACTGCAGCCTGTATCTTCAGAGAAGCTtatccaaaaaagaaaaaaagaagttgaaaatgGTCTCAAGAAGTTAAAACTGAGAAGGCTTAAGAAGTCATAA